The following coding sequences lie in one Pseudarthrobacter phenanthrenivorans Sphe3 genomic window:
- the uvrA gene encoding excinuclease ABC subunit UvrA translates to MPKAVAEETSAPSTALTVPPAAAPHRPDLSRLIVKGAREHNLRNVDLDLPRDAMIVFTGLSGSGKSSLAFDTIFAEGQRRYVESLSAYARQFLGQVDKPDVDFIEGLSPAVSIDQKSTSKNPRSTVGTITEIYDYMRLLWARVGRPHCPVCGEPVAKQTPQQIVDQLLELDEGTRFQVLAPVVRGRKGEFVDLFKELTAKGYSRARVDGNLVQLSDPPKLGKQFKHTIEVVVDRLVVKEGISQRLTDSIETALGLAEGRVLAEFVDLETDDPGRLRAFSENLACPNEHPLAIDEIEPRSFSFNNPFGACAACSGIGTKLEVDEELIVPNPELSLGEGAIAPWSMGTATTEYWNRLLDGLAKELGFSMDTPWEKLGKDVRQTVLHGKDHKVVVQYRNRFGRERKYSTGFEGAIQYVHRKHGETDSDWARDRYEEYMRQVPCPACNGARLNPASLSVLINGKSIADVAALPMRQCADFLNNLVLTGREAQIAHQVLKEIQARLTFLLDVGLEYLNLERPSATLSGGEAQRIRLATQIGSGLVGVLYVLDEPSIGLHQRDNRRLIDTLTRLRDMGNTLIVVEHDEDTIHVADWIVDIGPGAGEHGGQVVHSGSYKELLDNTASLTGDYLSGRRKIEVPKKRRKYDKKRELKVVGARENNLVNVDAAFPLGLFTAVTGVSGSGKSTLVNEILYKVLANKLNGAKQVAGRHKTVQGLEHLDKVVHVDQSPIGRTPRSNPATYTGVFDNIRKLFAETTEAKVRGYLPGRFSFNVKGGRCEACSGDGTLKIEMNFLPDVYVPCEVCHGARYNRETLEVHYKGKTIADVLNMPIEEGAEFFAAFSPIARHLNTLVDVGLGYVRLGQPATTLSGGEAQRVKLAAELQKRSNGRSVYVLDEPTTGLHFEDIRKLLMVLQGLVDKGNTVITIEHNLDVIKSADWIVDLGPDGGSGGGQIVATGTPEQVATSTTSHTAAFLAEILG, encoded by the coding sequence GTGCCTAAAGCCGTAGCTGAAGAAACTTCCGCCCCCTCCACTGCGTTGACCGTTCCTCCTGCGGCTGCCCCGCACCGCCCGGACCTGTCGCGCCTCATCGTCAAGGGGGCGCGGGAACACAACCTGCGCAACGTGGACCTTGACCTGCCCCGGGACGCAATGATCGTCTTTACCGGACTCTCCGGATCCGGGAAGTCCTCTTTGGCCTTCGACACCATCTTCGCGGAGGGCCAGCGGCGCTACGTTGAGTCGCTGTCCGCTTATGCACGCCAGTTCCTGGGGCAGGTGGACAAGCCTGATGTCGACTTTATCGAGGGACTGTCCCCGGCAGTTTCCATCGACCAGAAGTCCACCAGCAAAAACCCGCGGTCCACGGTGGGCACCATCACCGAAATCTATGACTACATGCGCCTGCTCTGGGCACGCGTGGGCCGGCCGCACTGCCCCGTGTGCGGGGAGCCGGTGGCCAAGCAGACCCCCCAGCAGATCGTGGACCAGCTCCTGGAACTGGACGAGGGCACCCGCTTCCAGGTCCTGGCCCCCGTGGTGCGGGGGCGCAAGGGCGAGTTCGTCGACCTTTTCAAGGAACTCACCGCAAAGGGCTACTCACGGGCACGCGTTGACGGAAACCTTGTCCAGCTCAGCGACCCGCCCAAACTGGGCAAGCAGTTCAAGCACACCATCGAAGTGGTGGTGGACAGGCTCGTGGTCAAGGAGGGGATCAGCCAGCGGCTGACGGATTCCATCGAAACCGCGCTGGGGCTGGCCGAAGGCCGCGTCCTGGCCGAGTTCGTCGACCTGGAGACCGATGACCCCGGCCGGTTGCGGGCATTCTCGGAGAATCTCGCCTGCCCCAACGAGCACCCGCTGGCGATTGACGAGATCGAGCCGCGGTCCTTCTCGTTCAACAACCCCTTCGGTGCCTGCGCCGCCTGCAGCGGCATCGGCACCAAGCTCGAGGTGGACGAAGAACTGATCGTCCCCAACCCTGAACTTTCATTGGGGGAGGGCGCCATCGCGCCCTGGTCCATGGGCACAGCCACCACGGAATACTGGAACAGGCTCCTGGACGGCCTCGCCAAGGAGCTGGGTTTCTCCATGGACACACCATGGGAAAAGCTCGGCAAGGACGTGCGCCAGACTGTCCTGCACGGAAAAGACCACAAGGTGGTGGTGCAGTACCGCAACCGGTTCGGCCGGGAACGCAAGTACAGCACCGGGTTCGAAGGCGCCATCCAGTACGTCCACCGGAAGCATGGCGAGACGGACTCGGACTGGGCCCGCGACCGCTACGAGGAGTACATGCGGCAGGTCCCATGCCCGGCCTGTAACGGTGCCCGCCTTAACCCCGCCTCGCTCTCGGTCCTGATCAACGGGAAGTCAATTGCCGACGTCGCGGCCCTCCCCATGCGCCAGTGCGCCGATTTCCTGAACAACCTGGTCCTGACTGGCCGGGAAGCGCAGATCGCCCACCAGGTGCTCAAGGAGATCCAGGCGCGCCTGACCTTCCTGCTCGACGTTGGCCTTGAATACCTGAACCTTGAGCGTCCCTCGGCCACGCTTTCGGGCGGCGAGGCGCAGCGCATCCGGCTGGCCACCCAGATCGGTTCCGGCCTTGTGGGTGTCCTCTACGTGCTGGATGAGCCGTCCATCGGCCTGCACCAGCGCGACAACAGGCGCCTGATCGACACCCTCACCAGGCTCCGGGACATGGGCAACACGCTCATCGTGGTTGAACACGATGAGGACACCATCCATGTTGCTGACTGGATTGTCGACATCGGACCCGGTGCGGGGGAGCACGGCGGCCAGGTGGTCCACTCCGGCTCCTACAAGGAGCTGCTGGACAATACGGCTTCCCTGACGGGCGACTACCTGTCCGGACGCAGGAAGATCGAGGTTCCCAAGAAGCGCCGCAAGTACGACAAGAAGCGTGAGCTGAAGGTCGTGGGGGCGCGGGAAAACAACCTCGTCAACGTGGACGCCGCCTTCCCGCTGGGGCTCTTTACCGCCGTCACCGGCGTAAGCGGTTCCGGTAAGTCCACCCTTGTCAACGAAATCCTGTACAAGGTGCTGGCCAACAAGCTCAACGGTGCCAAGCAGGTGGCCGGACGGCACAAGACCGTGCAGGGGCTGGAGCACCTGGACAAGGTGGTCCATGTGGACCAGAGTCCCATTGGCCGCACCCCCCGCTCCAACCCGGCCACCTACACCGGCGTCTTCGACAACATCCGCAAGCTTTTCGCGGAAACCACCGAGGCCAAGGTGCGCGGCTACCTCCCCGGCCGGTTCTCCTTCAACGTCAAGGGCGGCCGCTGCGAAGCCTGCTCCGGTGACGGCACGCTGAAGATCGAGATGAACTTCCTGCCGGATGTGTACGTGCCCTGCGAGGTGTGCCACGGCGCCCGGTACAACCGGGAAACCCTTGAGGTCCACTACAAGGGCAAGACCATTGCCGATGTCCTGAACATGCCCATCGAGGAGGGCGCGGAGTTTTTCGCTGCCTTCTCGCCGATCGCCCGGCACCTCAACACCTTGGTGGATGTTGGCCTGGGCTATGTCCGCCTGGGGCAGCCGGCCACCACCCTGTCCGGCGGCGAGGCCCAGCGCGTCAAGCTGGCCGCTGAGCTGCAGAAGCGGTCCAACGGACGCAGCGTCTACGTCCTGGACGAGCCCACCACGGGCCTGCACTTCGAGGACATCCGCAAGCTGCTGATGGTCCTGCAGGGGCTGGTGGACAAGGGCAACACGGTGATCACCATTGAGCACAACCTGGATGTGATCAAGAGCGCGGACTGGATCGTGGATCTTGGCCCGGACGGTGGTTCCGGCGGCGGCCAGATTGTGGCCACCGGCACCCCGGAACAGGTGGCCACGTCCACCACCAGCCACACTGCGGCGTTCCTGGCGGAAATCCTCGGCTGA
- a CDS encoding HAD hydrolase-like protein produces the protein MTQTTVPVIFDLDGTIVDPAGGITDGISSALRTLGLPIPSQDLLHAMIGPKLSDSLLNVANVPAELLDEVIRLYREHYVATGIAQSRVYPGVREVLESFVAAGRPVSVATQKPQGLARTVLEHHGIDGLFHGIHGSADDEGAVHGVPLGKTGIIAAALKDLDTRHAVMVGDRAQDVSGAIANGLDCIGVAWGFAPDGELEEAGAVAVVETADGLAELIGRMQAIHTAAMREVTNDGNV, from the coding sequence GTGACTCAAACAACAGTGCCCGTGATCTTTGACCTGGACGGCACTATTGTCGATCCGGCCGGTGGGATAACAGACGGAATCTCCTCGGCCCTTCGGACGCTGGGTCTGCCGATTCCGAGCCAGGACCTGCTGCACGCCATGATCGGCCCGAAGCTCAGTGACTCGCTGCTGAACGTTGCCAACGTTCCCGCGGAGCTCCTGGACGAGGTCATCCGCCTGTACCGCGAGCACTACGTGGCCACCGGCATAGCGCAAAGCCGGGTTTACCCCGGCGTGCGGGAAGTCCTGGAGTCCTTCGTGGCGGCCGGCCGGCCCGTGTCCGTGGCGACGCAGAAACCGCAGGGCCTGGCGCGCACAGTCCTGGAGCACCATGGTATCGACGGGCTGTTCCACGGCATCCACGGATCTGCCGACGACGAGGGCGCTGTTCACGGCGTCCCGCTCGGGAAGACCGGAATCATTGCCGCAGCCCTGAAGGACCTGGACACCCGGCATGCCGTCATGGTCGGGGACCGCGCCCAGGATGTCTCCGGCGCCATTGCGAACGGGCTCGACTGCATCGGCGTGGCCTGGGGATTCGCCCCCGACGGCGAACTTGAAGAGGCAGGGGCGGTGGCCGTCGTGGAGACCGCGGACGGCCTGGCGGAACTGATCGGCCGGATGCAGGCGATCCACACCGCAGCCATGAGGGAGGTGACCAACGATGGCAATGTTTGA
- a CDS encoding lysophospholipid acyltransferase family protein, translating to MAMFDAVRWTTRSLISGTCRPTVVGLENVPADGPFIVAPNHLSFFDSVIVQALMPRPVAFFAKAEYFTTGGVKGKVMKAFFESVGSIPVERGEQAASVQALKTLLDILESGKGIGIYPEGTRSRDGILYRGRTGVGWLALTTGAPVIPVGLIGTENLQRAGESGVRPQHFTMKVGEPLYFDKTGPDHSLPARRQVTDRIMDAIAELSGQERSTSYNQSKTTE from the coding sequence ATGGCAATGTTTGATGCTGTCCGCTGGACCACGCGCAGCCTGATCTCCGGCACCTGCCGGCCCACCGTCGTCGGCCTTGAAAATGTTCCTGCTGACGGGCCCTTCATTGTGGCACCCAACCACCTGTCATTCTTCGACAGCGTCATTGTCCAGGCACTGATGCCACGCCCGGTCGCCTTCTTCGCAAAAGCCGAGTACTTCACCACCGGCGGCGTGAAGGGCAAGGTCATGAAGGCGTTCTTCGAGTCCGTGGGCTCCATTCCGGTGGAACGCGGCGAGCAGGCAGCCAGTGTCCAGGCACTCAAAACACTCCTGGACATCCTGGAATCGGGCAAGGGAATCGGGATCTACCCGGAAGGCACACGTTCCCGCGACGGCATCCTCTACCGCGGCCGTACAGGTGTGGGCTGGCTTGCGCTGACCACCGGCGCGCCTGTCATCCCGGTTGGCTTGATCGGCACCGAGAACCTCCAGCGCGCCGGTGAAAGCGGGGTGCGCCCACAGCACTTCACCATGAAAGTGGGGGAGCCGTTGTACTTCGACAAGACGGGCCCCGACCACTCCTTGCCCGCCCGCCGGCAGGTGACGGACCGGATCATGGATGCAATTGCCGAACTCAGCGGCCAGGAGCGGTCCACCAGCTACAACCAGAGCAAGACGACGGAATAG
- the uvrC gene encoding excinuclease ABC subunit UvrC: MANPASYRPRTGEIPTNPGVYRFRDQHGRVIYVGKAKSLRSRLNSYFANPAGLLPKTYAMVHAASSVEWTVVGSELESLQLEYTWIKEFKPRFNVVFRDDKTYPYLAVTVGEKYPRVQVMRGDKKKGTRYFGPYTAGAIRETMDTLLRVFPVRSCSAGVFKRAEASGRPCLLGYIDKCSAPCVGRISPEDHRALAEDFCAFMGGEAKRFIAKLEKQMAEAVAELDYERAARLRDDITALRKVFERNAVVLAEETDADIFALHEDELEAAVQVFHVRGGRIRGQRGWVVEKVEDSTTPDLVEHLLQQVYGEDGDSHGRLPREVLVPVAPSNAEELAQWLSGMRGAKVDIRVPQRGDKAALMSTVRENAEHALKLHKTRRAGDLTVRSQALQELQEALDLPVPLLRIECFDVSHVQGTNVVASMVVVEDGLPKKSDYRKFSVTGAAASDDTAAMHDVLTRRFRRYLEDKSAQVDDAALAGEPEEFGEGSLLDTTTPAPRAKFAYPPNLVVVDGGKPQVNAAARALADLGIDDVYVVGLAKRLEEVWLPDSDFPVILPRTSQGLYLLQRIRDEAHRFAISFHRQKRGKAMTVSALDGVPGLGASKRKALLAHFGSVKGVKAATAAELSQAKGIGPALASAIVNHFAPDGPEPAPVPAINMTTGEIIET, translated from the coding sequence GTGGCAAATCCAGCAAGTTACAGGCCCAGGACGGGAGAGATCCCCACCAATCCAGGGGTCTACCGGTTCCGCGACCAGCACGGCCGGGTCATCTACGTCGGCAAGGCCAAAAGCCTGCGGTCGCGCCTGAACTCCTACTTCGCCAATCCTGCAGGGCTGCTGCCCAAGACCTACGCCATGGTCCACGCGGCAAGCAGCGTCGAGTGGACAGTGGTGGGCAGCGAACTTGAGTCGCTGCAGCTGGAATACACGTGGATCAAGGAGTTCAAGCCGCGGTTCAACGTGGTGTTCCGCGACGACAAGACCTACCCCTACCTGGCAGTGACTGTTGGGGAGAAATATCCCCGTGTCCAGGTGATGCGCGGGGACAAGAAAAAGGGGACCCGCTACTTCGGCCCCTACACGGCCGGGGCCATCCGCGAGACCATGGACACCCTGCTCCGGGTGTTTCCGGTGCGCAGCTGCAGTGCCGGGGTGTTCAAGCGCGCCGAGGCCAGCGGACGGCCCTGCCTCCTGGGCTACATCGACAAGTGCTCCGCTCCCTGCGTGGGCAGGATCTCACCTGAGGACCACCGCGCGCTGGCTGAGGATTTCTGCGCCTTCATGGGGGGTGAGGCCAAGCGGTTCATCGCAAAGCTGGAAAAGCAGATGGCAGAAGCCGTCGCCGAGCTTGACTACGAACGCGCCGCCCGGCTGCGCGACGACATCACCGCCCTGCGCAAAGTCTTCGAGCGCAACGCCGTGGTCCTTGCCGAGGAGACGGACGCTGACATCTTTGCGCTGCACGAGGATGAACTTGAAGCCGCCGTCCAGGTGTTCCATGTCCGGGGCGGCCGCATCCGCGGACAACGTGGCTGGGTGGTTGAAAAGGTGGAGGATTCCACCACCCCTGACCTCGTGGAGCACCTCCTCCAGCAGGTCTACGGCGAGGACGGCGACAGCCACGGCAGGCTGCCGCGGGAGGTACTGGTGCCCGTCGCACCCAGCAATGCCGAAGAGCTGGCGCAATGGCTCAGCGGCATGCGGGGCGCGAAGGTGGACATCCGGGTGCCCCAGCGCGGGGACAAGGCCGCCCTGATGTCCACGGTGCGAGAAAATGCGGAGCACGCCCTGAAGCTGCACAAGACCCGGCGCGCCGGAGACCTGACGGTCAGGTCGCAGGCCCTGCAGGAGCTCCAGGAGGCCCTGGACCTCCCGGTACCGCTGCTGCGCATCGAGTGCTTCGACGTCTCGCACGTGCAGGGCACCAACGTTGTGGCCTCCATGGTGGTGGTGGAGGACGGGCTGCCGAAGAAGTCGGACTACCGGAAGTTCTCCGTCACCGGTGCTGCGGCCTCGGACGATACCGCTGCAATGCATGACGTCCTCACCCGGCGCTTCCGCCGCTACCTCGAGGATAAATCCGCGCAGGTGGACGACGCCGCCCTTGCCGGGGAGCCGGAAGAATTTGGTGAAGGCTCCCTGCTGGACACCACCACTCCGGCGCCGCGCGCCAAGTTCGCCTACCCGCCCAACCTCGTGGTGGTGGACGGCGGCAAGCCCCAGGTCAACGCCGCGGCCCGTGCCCTGGCCGACCTCGGTATCGATGACGTCTACGTGGTGGGCCTTGCCAAGCGGCTGGAGGAAGTCTGGCTGCCGGACAGCGACTTCCCGGTGATCCTGCCCAGGACGTCCCAAGGGCTGTACCTGCTGCAGCGGATCCGTGACGAAGCCCACCGGTTCGCCATCTCCTTCCACCGCCAGAAGCGGGGCAAGGCCATGACGGTCTCCGCCCTCGACGGCGTTCCGGGCCTGGGTGCCTCCAAGCGCAAGGCACTCCTGGCGCACTTTGGCTCGGTAAAGGGCGTGAAAGCGGCGACGGCCGCGGAGTTGTCCCAGGCGAAGGGCATCGGCCCCGCTCTCGCCAGCGCCATCGTGAACCACTTCGCGCCGGACGGGCCGGAACCGGCTCCTGTGCCGGCGATCAATATGACCACCGGCGAAATCATTGAAACTTAG
- the rapZ gene encoding RNase adapter RapZ, translating into MADTTAESGAGQDGMQPVKPLEAELLVVTGMSGAGRSTAADALEDHGWYVVENLPPQMLGTLAELVSHAPQSIPRLAVVIDVRSKGLFADIRAALGALAASGVTFRVLFLDASDNVLVRRFEQGRRPHPLQGGGRILDGIAAERELLQELRDSSDVVLDTSGYNVHGLATAITELFSETGPVALRLNVMSFGFKYGLPVDANYVADVRFIPNPHWVPQLRPHTGLDKDVSDYVLEAEGVKNFVDRYVMALEPVLDGYRRENKHYATIAVGCTGGKHRSVAVAVELSKKLAQFPRVTVTTTHRDLGRE; encoded by the coding sequence ATGGCAGACACGACGGCGGAATCCGGAGCAGGGCAGGACGGGATGCAGCCCGTCAAGCCCCTCGAAGCGGAGCTGCTGGTGGTCACCGGAATGTCCGGAGCTGGGCGGAGCACGGCAGCTGATGCGCTGGAGGACCACGGCTGGTACGTCGTGGAGAACCTGCCGCCGCAGATGCTGGGCACCCTCGCCGAGCTGGTCTCCCACGCACCGCAGTCCATCCCGCGGCTGGCCGTGGTCATCGATGTCCGCAGCAAGGGGCTCTTCGCCGACATCCGGGCCGCGCTCGGGGCGCTGGCCGCCAGCGGGGTCACCTTCCGGGTGCTGTTCCTTGACGCCAGCGACAACGTCCTGGTCCGCCGGTTCGAACAGGGACGCCGGCCGCATCCGCTGCAGGGCGGCGGCCGCATCCTGGACGGCATCGCCGCTGAACGCGAGCTGCTGCAGGAACTGCGCGACAGCTCCGACGTCGTTCTTGACACCTCCGGCTACAACGTGCACGGGCTGGCCACGGCCATCACGGAACTGTTCAGTGAAACCGGCCCGGTGGCCCTTCGCCTGAACGTCATGAGCTTCGGCTTCAAGTACGGCCTGCCCGTGGACGCCAACTACGTGGCAGATGTCCGCTTCATCCCCAACCCGCACTGGGTGCCGCAGCTGCGCCCGCACACCGGCCTGGACAAGGATGTCAGCGATTACGTCCTGGAAGCCGAAGGCGTCAAGAACTTCGTGGACCGCTACGTCATGGCCCTGGAACCGGTCCTGGACGGCTACCGCCGCGAGAACAAGCACTACGCCACCATCGCCGTGGGCTGCACCGGCGGGAAACACCGCTCGGTCGCCGTCGCCGTCGAACTTTCCAAGAAACTGGCCCAATTCCCACGAGTCACGGTGACCACCACGCACCGGGACCTGGGCCGCGAGTAA
- a CDS encoding gluconeogenesis factor YvcK family protein, whose protein sequence is MSLFTGALPLVPPAGSASGKQDKGPNVVALGGGHGLSASLSALRLLTSDLTAVVTVADDGGSSGRLREEYGVLPPGDLRMALSALCDDTDWGRTWRDVMQHRFRPANGPGGSLDEHAMGNLLIVTLWELLGDAVAGLKWAGALLGARGQVLPMSTVPLTIEGDVRITAPDGGTALQTIHGQARCAVAGSLEQVRLLPEAAPACVEALSAIELADWVVLGPGSWYTSVLPHLLLPEMRQALCHTPAKRCLTMNLATDTKETSGMTAADHLHVLRRYAPEFNVDVVLADPASVPDRQEFEKAAGMIGAEVVLGKVGASGRRPVHDPLRLATAYQDIFGNS, encoded by the coding sequence ATGTCGCTTTTCACCGGGGCCCTGCCGCTGGTTCCGCCTGCCGGTTCAGCGTCCGGGAAGCAGGACAAAGGCCCCAACGTCGTTGCACTGGGCGGCGGCCACGGCCTTTCGGCGTCGCTGTCCGCCTTGCGCCTGCTCACCTCGGACCTCACCGCGGTGGTGACGGTAGCGGACGACGGCGGCTCCTCCGGGCGTCTCCGCGAGGAGTACGGCGTCCTTCCGCCAGGCGACCTGCGCATGGCGTTGTCCGCACTGTGCGACGACACCGACTGGGGACGCACCTGGCGCGACGTCATGCAGCACCGGTTCCGCCCGGCGAACGGTCCCGGCGGCTCACTGGACGAACACGCCATGGGCAACCTGCTGATCGTAACCCTGTGGGAGCTGCTGGGCGACGCTGTGGCCGGGCTCAAATGGGCCGGTGCCCTCCTGGGGGCACGGGGCCAGGTGCTGCCCATGTCCACGGTTCCGCTCACCATCGAGGGCGATGTGCGCATCACTGCTCCAGACGGAGGGACCGCACTCCAGACCATCCACGGCCAGGCACGGTGCGCCGTGGCCGGCTCGTTGGAGCAGGTGCGGCTCCTGCCTGAGGCGGCGCCTGCCTGCGTCGAGGCCCTCAGCGCCATCGAACTCGCCGACTGGGTGGTCCTGGGCCCCGGCTCCTGGTACACCTCCGTGCTGCCCCACCTGCTCTTGCCCGAAATGCGGCAGGCACTGTGCCATACGCCGGCCAAGCGCTGCCTGACCATGAACCTCGCCACGGACACCAAGGAAACCTCAGGCATGACAGCGGCCGACCACCTCCATGTGCTGCGGCGCTACGCCCCTGAGTTCAACGTTGACGTTGTCCTGGCCGACCCCGCCTCGGTGCCGGACCGGCAGGAGTTTGAGAAAGCCGCGGGGATGATCGGCGCCGAGGTGGTCTTGGGTAAAGTAGGGGCGTCGGGGCGCCGTCCCGTCCATGACCCCCTGCGTCTGGCAACGGCGTACCAGGAC